A genomic segment from Lasioglossum baleicum chromosome 5, iyLasBale1, whole genome shotgun sequence encodes:
- the LOC143208865 gene encoding lysophosphatidylserine lipase ABHD12 isoform X2, which translates to MCIDIDRHISSGHFSREYLFWMMKASIITYLIIFGLLPLIFHYSYTIQRKILFLNFLKWPLSGDITKPESVGMKGTRNFYLNTDQNVKIGVWQILPQSLINDSTIVTDDDYDNVLSHAKQPVFLYMHGNSGNRASGHRLELYKLFQSLDYHIICFDYRGYGDSESADLSEVGVVADSKFVLEWLLKKVNGSSPVFVWGHSLGTGVSTHVLALLAQENIQPAGLFLESPFNNIADELSEHPLAQIFKHLPWFHWVIVEPFYENHLRFESDKHIKNVQCSVMILHAEDDNVIPFFLGEKLYKAGISYHGNDTNQIQFTRIEASLGLGHKYICRYKELPNIIRSFVAEANKNQTD; encoded by the exons ATATTTATTTTGGATGATGAAAGCGTCGATAATAACTTACCTCATAATATTTGGGCTTTTGCCTCTTATATTTCATTATTCTTACACTATACAGAGAAAAATactctttttaaattttt TAAAATGGCCACTTAGTGGGGACATAACGAAGCCAGAGTCAGTTGGAATGAAAGGTACAAGAAACTTTTATCTAAATACCGATCAGAATGTAAAGATAGGGGTATG GCAAATACTACCTCAATCGTTAATAAACGATTCCACTATTGTAACTGATGATGATTATGACAATGTATTGAGTCATGCCAAGCAACCTGTTTTTCTCTATATGCATGGTAATAGTGGAAATAGAGCAAGCGGTCACCGCTTAGAATTGTACAAACTTTTTCAATCGTTAGATTATCATATAATATGTTTCGATTATAGAG GGTACGGGGATAGCGAGTCGGCTGATCTTTCTGAAGTAGGTGTGGTAGCGGATAGTAAGTTTGTACTAGAGTGGTTGTTGAAAAAAGTAAATGGTTCGTCTCCTGTATTTGTATGGGGCCACTCTTTGGGCACTGg TGTTTCTACTCATGTGTTAGCATTATTAGCACAAGAAAATATTCAACCAGCTGGTTTGTTCCTCGAATCaccatttaataatattgcGGACGAATTAAGCGAACATCCGTTAGCACAG ATCTTCAAACATTTACCATGGTTCCACTGGGTCATTGTGGAGCCATTTTATGAAAACCATCTGCGTTTCGAATCGGACAAACACATAAAAAATGTTCAGTGTTCAGTTATGATCCTACACGCGGAAGATGATAATGTAATACCATTTTTCTTGGGTGAAAAG TTGTATAAAGCAGGTATAAGTTATCACGGCAACGATACCAATCAAATTCAATTTACGCGAATAGAAGCGTCGCTCGGTCTCGGCCATAAATACATATGCCGATATAAAGAACTACCTAATATAATTAG ATCGTTTGTAGCAGAGGCAAATAAAAATCAGACTGATTAA
- the LOC143208865 gene encoding lysophosphatidylserine lipase ABHD12 isoform X4: MKFGRYLFWMMKASIITYLIIFGLLPLIFHYSYTIQRKILFLNFLKWPLSGDITKPESVGMKGTRNFYLNTDQNVKIGVWQILPQSLINDSTIVTDDDYDNVLSHAKQPVFLYMHGNSGNRASGHRLELYKLFQSLDYHIICFDYRGYGDSESADLSEVGVVADSKFVLEWLLKKVNGSSPVFVWGHSLGTGVSTHVLALLAQENIQPAGLFLESPFNNIADELSEHPLAQIFKHLPWFHWVIVEPFYENHLRFESDKHIKNVQCSVMILHAEDDNVIPFFLGEKLYKAGISYHGNDTNQIQFTRIEASLGLGHKYICRYKELPNIIRSFVAEANKNQTD; the protein is encoded by the exons ATGAAATTCGGAAG ATATTTATTTTGGATGATGAAAGCGTCGATAATAACTTACCTCATAATATTTGGGCTTTTGCCTCTTATATTTCATTATTCTTACACTATACAGAGAAAAATactctttttaaattttt TAAAATGGCCACTTAGTGGGGACATAACGAAGCCAGAGTCAGTTGGAATGAAAGGTACAAGAAACTTTTATCTAAATACCGATCAGAATGTAAAGATAGGGGTATG GCAAATACTACCTCAATCGTTAATAAACGATTCCACTATTGTAACTGATGATGATTATGACAATGTATTGAGTCATGCCAAGCAACCTGTTTTTCTCTATATGCATGGTAATAGTGGAAATAGAGCAAGCGGTCACCGCTTAGAATTGTACAAACTTTTTCAATCGTTAGATTATCATATAATATGTTTCGATTATAGAG GGTACGGGGATAGCGAGTCGGCTGATCTTTCTGAAGTAGGTGTGGTAGCGGATAGTAAGTTTGTACTAGAGTGGTTGTTGAAAAAAGTAAATGGTTCGTCTCCTGTATTTGTATGGGGCCACTCTTTGGGCACTGg TGTTTCTACTCATGTGTTAGCATTATTAGCACAAGAAAATATTCAACCAGCTGGTTTGTTCCTCGAATCaccatttaataatattgcGGACGAATTAAGCGAACATCCGTTAGCACAG ATCTTCAAACATTTACCATGGTTCCACTGGGTCATTGTGGAGCCATTTTATGAAAACCATCTGCGTTTCGAATCGGACAAACACATAAAAAATGTTCAGTGTTCAGTTATGATCCTACACGCGGAAGATGATAATGTAATACCATTTTTCTTGGGTGAAAAG TTGTATAAAGCAGGTATAAGTTATCACGGCAACGATACCAATCAAATTCAATTTACGCGAATAGAAGCGTCGCTCGGTCTCGGCCATAAATACATATGCCGATATAAAGAACTACCTAATATAATTAG ATCGTTTGTAGCAGAGGCAAATAAAAATCAGACTGATTAA
- the LOC143208865 gene encoding lysophosphatidylserine lipase ABHD12 isoform X1 yields the protein MQATDLLLAAVAPFIILDIGYTGIYLFWMMKASIITYLIIFGLLPLIFHYSYTIQRKILFLNFLKWPLSGDITKPESVGMKGTRNFYLNTDQNVKIGVWQILPQSLINDSTIVTDDDYDNVLSHAKQPVFLYMHGNSGNRASGHRLELYKLFQSLDYHIICFDYRGYGDSESADLSEVGVVADSKFVLEWLLKKVNGSSPVFVWGHSLGTGVSTHVLALLAQENIQPAGLFLESPFNNIADELSEHPLAQIFKHLPWFHWVIVEPFYENHLRFESDKHIKNVQCSVMILHAEDDNVIPFFLGEKLYKAGISYHGNDTNQIQFTRIEASLGLGHKYICRYKELPNIIRSFVAEANKNQTD from the exons ATGCAGGCTACAGATCTACTATTAGCGGCAGTGGCACCATTCATCATTCTTGATATTGGGTATACAGGAAT ATATTTATTTTGGATGATGAAAGCGTCGATAATAACTTACCTCATAATATTTGGGCTTTTGCCTCTTATATTTCATTATTCTTACACTATACAGAGAAAAATactctttttaaattttt TAAAATGGCCACTTAGTGGGGACATAACGAAGCCAGAGTCAGTTGGAATGAAAGGTACAAGAAACTTTTATCTAAATACCGATCAGAATGTAAAGATAGGGGTATG GCAAATACTACCTCAATCGTTAATAAACGATTCCACTATTGTAACTGATGATGATTATGACAATGTATTGAGTCATGCCAAGCAACCTGTTTTTCTCTATATGCATGGTAATAGTGGAAATAGAGCAAGCGGTCACCGCTTAGAATTGTACAAACTTTTTCAATCGTTAGATTATCATATAATATGTTTCGATTATAGAG GGTACGGGGATAGCGAGTCGGCTGATCTTTCTGAAGTAGGTGTGGTAGCGGATAGTAAGTTTGTACTAGAGTGGTTGTTGAAAAAAGTAAATGGTTCGTCTCCTGTATTTGTATGGGGCCACTCTTTGGGCACTGg TGTTTCTACTCATGTGTTAGCATTATTAGCACAAGAAAATATTCAACCAGCTGGTTTGTTCCTCGAATCaccatttaataatattgcGGACGAATTAAGCGAACATCCGTTAGCACAG ATCTTCAAACATTTACCATGGTTCCACTGGGTCATTGTGGAGCCATTTTATGAAAACCATCTGCGTTTCGAATCGGACAAACACATAAAAAATGTTCAGTGTTCAGTTATGATCCTACACGCGGAAGATGATAATGTAATACCATTTTTCTTGGGTGAAAAG TTGTATAAAGCAGGTATAAGTTATCACGGCAACGATACCAATCAAATTCAATTTACGCGAATAGAAGCGTCGCTCGGTCTCGGCCATAAATACATATGCCGATATAAAGAACTACCTAATATAATTAG ATCGTTTGTAGCAGAGGCAAATAAAAATCAGACTGATTAA
- the LOC143208865 gene encoding lysophosphatidylserine lipase ABHD12 isoform X3 gives MVYWLPKKRFKKRYLFWMMKASIITYLIIFGLLPLIFHYSYTIQRKILFLNFLKWPLSGDITKPESVGMKGTRNFYLNTDQNVKIGVWQILPQSLINDSTIVTDDDYDNVLSHAKQPVFLYMHGNSGNRASGHRLELYKLFQSLDYHIICFDYRGYGDSESADLSEVGVVADSKFVLEWLLKKVNGSSPVFVWGHSLGTGVSTHVLALLAQENIQPAGLFLESPFNNIADELSEHPLAQIFKHLPWFHWVIVEPFYENHLRFESDKHIKNVQCSVMILHAEDDNVIPFFLGEKLYKAGISYHGNDTNQIQFTRIEASLGLGHKYICRYKELPNIIRSFVAEANKNQTD, from the exons ATATTTATTTTGGATGATGAAAGCGTCGATAATAACTTACCTCATAATATTTGGGCTTTTGCCTCTTATATTTCATTATTCTTACACTATACAGAGAAAAATactctttttaaattttt TAAAATGGCCACTTAGTGGGGACATAACGAAGCCAGAGTCAGTTGGAATGAAAGGTACAAGAAACTTTTATCTAAATACCGATCAGAATGTAAAGATAGGGGTATG GCAAATACTACCTCAATCGTTAATAAACGATTCCACTATTGTAACTGATGATGATTATGACAATGTATTGAGTCATGCCAAGCAACCTGTTTTTCTCTATATGCATGGTAATAGTGGAAATAGAGCAAGCGGTCACCGCTTAGAATTGTACAAACTTTTTCAATCGTTAGATTATCATATAATATGTTTCGATTATAGAG GGTACGGGGATAGCGAGTCGGCTGATCTTTCTGAAGTAGGTGTGGTAGCGGATAGTAAGTTTGTACTAGAGTGGTTGTTGAAAAAAGTAAATGGTTCGTCTCCTGTATTTGTATGGGGCCACTCTTTGGGCACTGg TGTTTCTACTCATGTGTTAGCATTATTAGCACAAGAAAATATTCAACCAGCTGGTTTGTTCCTCGAATCaccatttaataatattgcGGACGAATTAAGCGAACATCCGTTAGCACAG ATCTTCAAACATTTACCATGGTTCCACTGGGTCATTGTGGAGCCATTTTATGAAAACCATCTGCGTTTCGAATCGGACAAACACATAAAAAATGTTCAGTGTTCAGTTATGATCCTACACGCGGAAGATGATAATGTAATACCATTTTTCTTGGGTGAAAAG TTGTATAAAGCAGGTATAAGTTATCACGGCAACGATACCAATCAAATTCAATTTACGCGAATAGAAGCGTCGCTCGGTCTCGGCCATAAATACATATGCCGATATAAAGAACTACCTAATATAATTAG ATCGTTTGTAGCAGAGGCAAATAAAAATCAGACTGATTAA
- the LOC143208865 gene encoding lysophosphatidylserine lipase ABHD12 isoform X5 yields the protein MMKASIITYLIIFGLLPLIFHYSYTIQRKILFLNFLKWPLSGDITKPESVGMKGTRNFYLNTDQNVKIGVWQILPQSLINDSTIVTDDDYDNVLSHAKQPVFLYMHGNSGNRASGHRLELYKLFQSLDYHIICFDYRGYGDSESADLSEVGVVADSKFVLEWLLKKVNGSSPVFVWGHSLGTGVSTHVLALLAQENIQPAGLFLESPFNNIADELSEHPLAQIFKHLPWFHWVIVEPFYENHLRFESDKHIKNVQCSVMILHAEDDNVIPFFLGEKLYKAGISYHGNDTNQIQFTRIEASLGLGHKYICRYKELPNIIRSFVAEANKNQTD from the exons ATGATGAAAGCGTCGATAATAACTTACCTCATAATATTTGGGCTTTTGCCTCTTATATTTCATTATTCTTACACTATACAGAGAAAAATactctttttaaattttt TAAAATGGCCACTTAGTGGGGACATAACGAAGCCAGAGTCAGTTGGAATGAAAGGTACAAGAAACTTTTATCTAAATACCGATCAGAATGTAAAGATAGGGGTATG GCAAATACTACCTCAATCGTTAATAAACGATTCCACTATTGTAACTGATGATGATTATGACAATGTATTGAGTCATGCCAAGCAACCTGTTTTTCTCTATATGCATGGTAATAGTGGAAATAGAGCAAGCGGTCACCGCTTAGAATTGTACAAACTTTTTCAATCGTTAGATTATCATATAATATGTTTCGATTATAGAG GGTACGGGGATAGCGAGTCGGCTGATCTTTCTGAAGTAGGTGTGGTAGCGGATAGTAAGTTTGTACTAGAGTGGTTGTTGAAAAAAGTAAATGGTTCGTCTCCTGTATTTGTATGGGGCCACTCTTTGGGCACTGg TGTTTCTACTCATGTGTTAGCATTATTAGCACAAGAAAATATTCAACCAGCTGGTTTGTTCCTCGAATCaccatttaataatattgcGGACGAATTAAGCGAACATCCGTTAGCACAG ATCTTCAAACATTTACCATGGTTCCACTGGGTCATTGTGGAGCCATTTTATGAAAACCATCTGCGTTTCGAATCGGACAAACACATAAAAAATGTTCAGTGTTCAGTTATGATCCTACACGCGGAAGATGATAATGTAATACCATTTTTCTTGGGTGAAAAG TTGTATAAAGCAGGTATAAGTTATCACGGCAACGATACCAATCAAATTCAATTTACGCGAATAGAAGCGTCGCTCGGTCTCGGCCATAAATACATATGCCGATATAAAGAACTACCTAATATAATTAG ATCGTTTGTAGCAGAGGCAAATAAAAATCAGACTGATTAA